TATGGGAGACAAATATATATATATAGATCCAGGACATCCATCTGCAGGAAAGCTGTCTGATAAAGGAGTAATAAGACACACAAAAGTTTACGCCACTACAGAAGAGGTCTTTTCTTCAGCTGAAGATGTAGCCCGTAAGATAGGGAAATTGGTTGACAGCTTGAATGAAGCCCTTGGAGAAGGTAATTTAAAAGAGATGATTCATAATATAAAGCTCCTTGCAAAGCATGCAGATCAGCTTGTGATGGAGAATAGAGAGAACATAAAAAAATCTATAGACAATATTACCCAAATCACAGAAAGCCTTAAAAAAGAACTGCCCTCTTTGATTAACAAAATCGATAAGGTAGCAGAAAATTTAGAGGCGATTACAGGAGAAAACAGAGAAGATATAAGAGAGCTGATAAAAAATCTAAAGGAGACATCTATAGCCCTAAGGGAAAAAACCCCAAAAGTTCTTGATGAGATAGGAGAAGCAGCAAAACTAATTAAAGGAACTGTAGGAGAAAATAGAGAGGATGTAAAAATAGCTATAAAAAAGATAAAAGATGCTTCTGAAAAGTTGGACAGAATACTTTCAAAAATAGATGAAGGGCGGGGAACTCTTGGAAAGTTAGTAAATGATGACAGTCTGTATGATAATGCAAACTCAGGAATTAAAGAATTTGCAAAACCATTCTCTGTTATAAACAGAACAAAGCTTGACATTCTCCTGTATGGAGAGAAGCATACAGGAAACGAGGATGAAAAAGCAGGTATAGCAGGTATGTTGTCTCCCGGGAAAAACAGTTATATATACGTAGGACTGCTAACAAACAGCAACGGTACAGTTTCAAGGCAGGAGGATATAACTTCGGGTAGCTCTACAACAAGAATAGTTAAAAGGGATTACGGAATACTGTTTGATGTTCAGTATGCCCACAGGATACTGAAGATATGGGAAAAGTCTTTATGGATAAGAGGTGGTTTGAAAGATTCTTCAGGAGATATAGGACTTGACCTGTATATGACCGACAACCTCGTTATAAAGGCAGACCTTTATAATTTTGACAGGAAATACGGATATAATGAACCAGACAATCCACAGCTTGATGTAGGACTGACCTATAAACTGAATAACAATCCGTTTTTTGTAAAATTCGGAGGTTCAGATCTCCTGAATAGTGATGTTATAGGTTTTTATGTAGGAGCCGGCTTTATGTTTAGAGATGATGATATAAAATATTTACTGGGATCAGCTCCAAAACCTTAAAAGAGGTAAATTATGGAAAAGGAAAACTTTTTAAAAGAGATACCTCTACTGGAAGGCATTCCAGAGGAAGAACTGAAAAAAATATCAAAATATTTTCATCTAAAAGAGTACAAAAAAAATGAGTATATATTTTTTGAAGGGGATGAGGAACCTGGAATCTACATTGTTATTGATGGCATAGTAAAGCTGATTAAAGAGACAACAGATGGAAAAACAGTTATACTCAGACTTGTAACTCCAAAAGAAGTTTTCGGTTGGCTTGTGATGGGAGATTCAAAACCTTCAAGCACTTACACAGCACAGGCACTCGTTGATACAAAGGTGCTGTACATATCAAATCAAGATTTTCTAAAACTACTAAATCTGTACCCTGCACTGGCAGTAAAAATAACATGTGATGCCAGTAAAATGCTACTTGAAGCCTATGACAGATTAAAAAGTCTGGCAGCAGAAAAAGTAGAAGGCAGGATTGCAAATCTGCTTCTTGAACTTTCAAGAAAAATAGGGAGAGAAGAAGACGATAAGATAGTGATAAAAGCCCCGATAACCAGACAGGATCTTGCTGAGATGACAGGAACAACAGTTGAAACAGCTATTAGAATAATGAGTAAATGGAAAAAAGAGGGCATTGTTAACACAGAGAGGGGAAAGATAGAAATTCTTGATCCAGATTATTTAGAAGATCTTATAGCCTGATTATAATTATTTTTTGATTTTGGGGGTTGGGTAACTATTGAAAAACTTTCTTTTCGATGATATAATTATATTCTAATATTCTTATAGAGATACAGAGACAAAAAAGATCTGAGAGGTGAAAAATGAAAAAAATCAGCATAGTACTGCTGGTTATAGCAGTAACCCTTTCAGGATACTCAAAAGAGTTATCATTAGATGAAGCTATAAATATAGCTTTAAAAAACAGTTATCAGCTAAAAGCAGCAAAGAAAAAATTAAAAAGTAAAGAGTTGGAGTATAAAGCAACAAAAGGTATCAGATGGCCTACTATCACATTCAGCGAGATGTTTATGAGAACCAATATCCCAGGATGGGCTATGATGAATGAACTTAACCAGCACAGACTGACTATGAACAGTTCCTCAAAATATGTAGATATGACATCATTTAATATTCTTTACCCGGGGATGTTTCAACCTCCCCACTACCCTGAGTGGAATAACTGGCAAACAAAAATACAGTTTCAAGTTCCTATCTGGGCAGGAGGTAAGATAGGAACAGGAATTGAAATGAGAAAAAAGGAGTTTGAAGCAACAAAATTTGACCTACAAAGAACAAAACAGAAAGTTATATACGACGTAACAAAAGCTTATCTCGGAGCAGTTCTCGCAAAAGAAGGAATAAAACTGGCCAAACAGGCTTACAAAAGTGTAAAAAAACATTACGAAACAGCTAAAGTGATGTACGATAACGGTCTTGCTATTTATGCAGATGTCTTGAGAGCTAAAGTTTACTTAACAAAAGTAAAAGCCAAAATAGCAGAAGCTGAAAACCAGTATCTGATAGCAAAAAGAGGCTTACTACTTGCTATGGGAGTCGACAATTTAGATCCGGCACAGATCGATGTAACAGGACAGTTAACCTTCAAAATGCCAGAAAAAGATATAAAATACTGGCAGGAAGTAGCCGTATCAGAAAGACCTGATCTGATAGCATTAAGAACAAGAGTAGAAACAGCCAGAAAGTACATAGACTTTCAAAAAGCAGATATGCTCCCTACAATAGGAGCATTCGGTTATTACCAGATGGATGACAGGTACAATCCTTTTGGAACAGATGGGACAGGTTTTACACTGGGAGTTGCTCTTAACTGGAAGATATTTGATGGTTTTCAGGCTTACAACAAGTACAAAGCAGCAAAAGAAACTTACAAACAGTACTCAAACCTGAAGAAAGGTTTTGAGGAGTATATAAAATTCAGCGTTTTCAAAGCTTATAAAGAACTTAATACTGCCAGAAACAAATTAAAAGCAGCTGAAGAAAACCTTAAATACGCAGAAGAAGTTCTAAAAATAACAGAAAAAAGATATAAGAATCAGATGGCTTCAATGATAGATTTATTAGATACACAAACGATGTACGACCAGATAAAGTTTGAAAAGGCTAAAGCAACCTATGACGCAAATATCTCTCTATTAGAGCTTAAATACCAGTCTGGAAAACTAAAAGAAAACAACGGAGGAGATAAATAATGAAAAGCATAATAAGATTTGTTGTTTTCTTCGTGATACCTATAGCTGTTTTCATCCTGTGGATTGGAGGATATCTCAGTCCCAGAGTAGAACCGGGGTACGCTAAAGAAGAAGTAAAACAGGCAGTAAAACTGCCTACTATGGTAGTAGAACCTGTAAAGGTAGAAAAAACATACCAGATAGATGGTTCTGTAATATCAAACAACAACGCAAAAGTAGCAACAAAACTTATGGCAAAAATACTGAAAATAAACGTAAAAGAAGGAGATTATGTCAAAAAAGGTCAACTGCTTGCAGTTTTAGATGACAGTGAGATCAAACAGAATATAAAAGAAGCTAAAGCTGGACTTGAAGAGCTTGCGAAAGCCAGAGAAGAAGCCCTTTCGGGATTAAAGGCGGCTGAAGCCGGTTATGCATTTGCAAAAAGAACATACGAAAGATTTAAAAATCTGTACAAAGAAAACGCAGTATCAAAACAGCAACTTGAAGAGATAGAAACAAAGATGATAGGAGCAAAAGCTCAGGTAGACGCGATAAAGGCAAAGCTCAAGCAGTTAGATGCAAAAGAGAAACAGGTAAAAGCAAAACTGAAATACGCAAAAATCATGCAGAGCTATGCATATGTAAAAGCTCCGTTTGATGGTGTGATTATCAAGAAGATGAATGATATTGGGGATATGGCAGCTCCCGGAATGCCAATATTCATCATAGGAGATAAAAACTTAAAATTTATGTCAATGGTTGATGAGTCTCTCATAAACACAGTAAATGTAGGAGACACTGTAAAGGTAAATATAAAAACAATAAATAAAGAGTATCTGGCAAAAATAGTAGAAAAATCAAACAGTATAGATCCAATGAACAGAACATTTACAGTTAAAGCAAAGCTTCCACAGGATAAAGCCTTAAAGCCGGGAATGTATGGAAAACTGATTATCAAGACCGGAGAAGAGGAAAAAATACTGATACCTAAATCTGCGATTATAAAATGGGGTCAGCTTGATGCTGTGTTTGTGGTAGACAAAGAAGGAGTGGCACATCTGAATTTTATCAAAGTCGGTGAAGAGTTAGACGGAAAAGTAGAAGTTATATCTGGATTAAAACCAGGTACAGAGATTGTTTCTTCAGGTGTTGAAAAGGCATGTGAAGGCTGTAAGGTTCGTTAAACCACTGATAGCGGAGGTTAATAATGGCTAAGATAAAAAAAGAGTATGGAATGGCAGGTAAAATCGCAAAAGCATTTGTTAATTCACCACTGACTCCTCTGCTTGTTTTAGCCTCTCTTCTAATGGGTCTGTTTGCAGTTTTAACAACCCCCAGAGATGAAGAACCCCAGATCGTTGTTCCAATGATAGATATTATGGTTCCGGTTCCAGGAGCTCAGGCTGAGGATATAGACAAGATGATAACTAAACCCCTTGAAAAAATAATGTGGGAGATCCCGGGAGTAGAGTACGTTTATTCATACGCAGGAGATGGATTCGGTATAACAACAGTTAGATTTTATGTAGGATCTAATCCAGAAGATGCACTTGTTAGACTTTACAGTAAACTAAATTCCAACATGTACAGAATGCCCCCTGGAACGATGCAGCCAATTGTAAAACCAAAGTCTATTGATGATGTTCCTATACTATCCCTTACCTTCTACAGCAATAAATACAGTTCCTATGAAATAAGAAGATTTGTTGAACAGGTAGAGGATGAACTTAAACAGCTGACAAATGTTTCAGAAACAACAATAATAGGTTCCAAGCCTAAAACAATATATGTGTACTTTGATCCGGTTAAACTTAATGCATACAATCTAATGCTTCCTCAGGTAGTTCAGGCTCTACAACAGGCAAATTTCACACTCCCTTCTGGAGAGTTTGATGAAAATAATTACAGAGTCAAAGTAAGAACAGGGGAATTTTTAAAATCTGTTGAGGATGTAAAAAATGTTGTTGTTACCGTTTATAACGGCAAACCTATCTTTATAAAAGATGTTGCAGATATTTTTGAAGGGGAAGGAGAGGTTACAAATTACGTACAGTTTGGATACGGTGTTCACGGCGAAGGAAGTAGAAATGAGATTTTTAATGCTGTTACTCTTGCTATAGCAAAAAAGACAGGAAGTAATGCAGTTGTTGTAGCAGACACGATACTGAAAAAATTAGAGGATATGAAAGGAAAGGTTATACCTGATGATCTGTATGTAAAAGTCACAAGAAACTACGGTGAAACAGCTACAGAAAAAGCTAATGAGCTAATTGAACACCTTCTTATAGCTACTTTTTCTATTGTTCTTCTTATAGCCGTTACGCTGGGATGGAGAGAATCCTTAATAGTTGCTGTTACAATACCTGTCACACTTGCGATTGCTTTATTCCTCAGCGAGCTGTACGGATATTCTCTGAACAGGGTTACACTTTTTGCCCTGATATTCTCCATAGGTATACTGGTAGACAACTCTATTGTCGTCCTTGAAAACATACACAGATGGTTTGAGATGAGAAAGCTGCCTCCTGATGAGGCGGCTGTTGTAGCTACAGATGAAGTAGGTAATCCGACTATACTGGCAACATTTGCAGTTATTGTTGCCCTATTACCGATGGCTTTCGTTACCGGAATGATGGGACCTTATATGAGACCTATTCCTATAAACTCTTCTGTAGCTATGTTTTTCTCTATGCTTGTAGCTTTTATCCTTACTCCTTACCTTGCCATCAGATGGCTAAAACACGAAGCAAAAGAGTTGACACCTGAAGACCTTGAAAAAGAAGAAGAACAAACAGCTGGATTCCTTGCAAAACTATTTGAAAAGATATATATGCCACTTTTCAAAAGCAGATTAAAAAGATGGGTATTTCTATTTGCTATGGGAATGCTGCTTGTTGTTTCTGTCGGACTTCTTGTTAAAAGGGCAGTCCTTGTTAAGATGCTTCCTTATGACAATAAAAGTGAGCTTTTTATAGTTTTAGATATGCCTGAAGGAACAACAGTTGAAAAAACTTATGCCGTTGCAAAAAAACTTGCAGATTATGTGAAAAATGTAAATGAGGTAGAAAATTACGTTATATATGCAGGAGTTCCTGCTCCATTTGATTTTAACGGACTTGCAAGACATTATTACCTGAGAGAAGCCCCATACTACGCTATGATAAAGGTTAATCTAATTGGAAAACACGAGAGAAAAGCCCAATCCCACGAGATAGCAGAAAGAATAAGAGATGATATCTACAAAATAGCAAAAGAAAACGGTGCAAAATATGTAGCTGTTGTTGAGCCACCTCCGGGACCACCTGTTCTGTCTCCTATAGTAGCAGAGGTTTATGGACCAGACTACAAAGTTCAGTTGGAGATAGCGAAAAAAATTAAAAAGATATTTGAAGAAACTCCGGGAATAATAGATGTCGGGATATATGCAAATCTACCTCAGAGAGAATACATACTTAAGATAGACAGAGAAAAAGTAAAAAAATACCAGCTAAACGAAGAAGTTATTGTTAAAACAATGAGAGTTGCCCTTGCAGGACATGCTGTTGGATTTATTCATTCAGGAAAAGATCTTCATCCTGTGAATATAGTAGTAAGACTGAATGATGAAAGCAGAGATTCCCTCGAAAAATTACTGTCTATGAAAATACCAACACCTAAAGGAGGTATTCCTATAAGCACATTCGTAGAGGTTGAGAAGGGAAGCTCACACAACGACATATACAGAAAAAATCTCCAGAAAGTTGTTTATGTAATAGCAAATATAAACGATACTATTGGTTCTCCCGTTTATCCTATACTTGACCTGTGGGATAAGATTAAAAGTATAAAAACTCCAGATGGAAAAGGGATAACAGAGCTTTTGACACACCAGCCGGAGCTCGAAGACAAATATTATGTAAAATGGGACGGAGAATGGCAGATAACATACGAAACATTTAGAGATATGGGAATAGCCTTTGCTGTAGCAATCGTTGTCCTTTATATGCTACTTGTCGGTTGGTTTGGCTCATTCAGAATGCCTGCAGTTATAATGTCTCCTATACCTTTCACACTTGTGGGTATAGTTCCGGGACACTGGTTGATGGGAGCATTCTTTACAGCAACATCAATGATAGGATTTATAGCCCTTGCAGGTATTATTCTGAGAAACTCGATTCTTCTTGTCCAGTTTGCAGAAGACAAGCTCAAAGAAGGTTATTCTGTAGAAGAAGCACTTCTTGAGGCTGGAATCGTAAGAACAAGACCGATACTTCTGACAGCTGCTGCCATTATAGTAGGTGCTTTTGTTATTATATTCGACCCTATATTTAACGGACTCGCAATAGCTCTTATATTTGGAACAGGTGCATCTACACTGATTACACTTGTTGTAGTTCCTGTTCTGTACTACATGATAGAAAGAAAGAGAGCTTTAACCCTTGGTATGACACCTGCAGTTCCTATAGACGAAAAACCGGAAAAATAGGATAGAAGCCCCCTTTCGGGGGCATTTTAAAGGAGGAAAGATGAAAAGAAGTTTTGTTTTTTTAGCCTGTGTGTTATTTCTTTTGAGCTTCTGGGCAAAAGGGGCAGAATTCAGATACGGAAAAGGTAATTTTTCCGTTGAAAGCGATATATTAGGAAGCTCAGATAAAGTAGAGGAAGATATCTCTACCTATTCTATATCTGAAGAACATAAAAATATTTTCGGAAGTAGACTGTTTTATGGATTTAATCTTACATTTTTAAGCTCTAAGAAAGAACAGAAGATAATAGATCTGTACAACACATCTTACGATCCTACCCCTGGATACAAACCAAAAATGAGCTATAAATTAGAAGGATTTGATGGTCAGATAGATATAGGTTTTGATCTGCTGAGCTCAGAAAAAGGTTATTTAGGTTTTTCAGGTCTACTGGGAATTTCCCTTCCTTACATAAAAAATTACAACTCTGACAACAATAATAACCTTACAAAACAGGCGATACCAGACTCGAAAACAAAAATAAAGACCTACAGAGTTGGCGGTTCGATAAAGGCAGGATATGAGATCTTCCCACGAATACAGATTTTTGGTTTTATCTCTTATGCATATCAGACAGGAAAAGTTGAGAATGACTGCTGGAATATAGATGCTTCAGTCAATGGAACGTATTTTACAGCAGGAGGAGGTATAAAAGCTTTCCTTGTAAAAAAGAAGATGAAAATACTTTTTGTACCTATCTCTCCACAACTTTATCTGACAGCCGGATATAAATATGATAAATGGACAGTTAAAGATGCAAAAATAAATAACATTGCATTAAATGTTAGTAAAGATGATATTATTATAACAGACAGTTACGGATTTTTAGGTGTAGGATACTCTTTTTGAGAGATATTCCTGCACCTGTTGTTTTTAAATATTTTTCTTTATTTCTATCATAAGTCTGTAGATCTCATTTTTGGAGATATTAAATCTATCTGATAGTTCTTTAACTATCTCTTTAGATTTTTTCCTTTCTTTTAAAAGTTTTATTATTTCGCTCTGAATATCTTCCATTGCATCATCTTCTTCCAATACAGGGTGAACAACTATTACAAACTCTCCTTTTTGAAGGCTTTTTTCTTCTTCTAATTTTTTAATTATATCCTCAGCTTTACCCCTAAAAAAACGTTCGTGGATTTTTGTAAGTTCTTTTGCAACTACCACCTCAGATTCAGGAGTTATCTCTTTAATAAGATTTAACGTTGGTATAATCCGTTTGGGACTTTCATAAAGTATAAAGGTGTATCCTGTTTTTATGTATTCTTCCAAAAGCTCCCTTTTTCTTTTTTCCTTCTTAGGTAAAAAACCACAGAATAAAAACCTATCTGAAGGAAGACCAGATGCAGAAAGGGCAACAGCACCGGCAAAAGCTCCAGGAACAGGAATAACTTTTATACCGCTTTCCCATGCAAGCTTTACGACTCTATATCCCGGATCTGATATACATGGAGTTCCTGCATCAGATACAAGAGCTACATCCTTTCCACCTTTAAGAATATTCAATATCTCTTCTGCCGCTTCTTTTTCTATATGCTCGTAATAAGGAACGAGTTTTTTACCTGTTATTCCGAAATGGGAGAGAAGTTTTTTCGTAACTCTGGTATCCTCACAGGCTATTATATCAACATCTTTTAATACCTCTAAAGCCCTGAAAGTTATATCTTTCAGATTTCCTATAGGAGTTGCAACAACATATAAACTTCCCATCACCTGAAAAGCTTTTTTATACTAATTGAGCCTTGGAAAACACCGTTTCTGTATATGAAAACTTTTCCTGAAGGTAGATTTTTTGTTTCCTCTTTGGAGTTTATTCTCTTTTTGATAAAAAGAAGTTTTTTTGTGGTATGGGGAGGTAGAGTAACATCTTTTAATGTTTTAAAACCGTTTTCAAAAGATATATCTATCTTCCTGAAATCGACGGATGTACTGTTCTCAATAGTGATAAATCCCTTCAAAAGTTTTATTCCGTCTATTTCTGTAAGTATATAGCTTATGTTCCATTTAATTCCTTTTATTGGATATCTTACTTTAAAAACCTGAGATCTGGCTTCCTGAGAGTTTACTTTTAGCGTCAGCTGGGGAGAGAAAAGTTCTTCCCATTTTAAATGGGATGATATCCTTGAAGGAAATTCCGGCAGTGTTGTAACGATATATCCTTTCTTGCTGTTTAATGCTATGAATTTACCTTTTATTTCTACGACCACTCCCCTTATTATCCTTCCTTCTCCCTCTATAGTAATAAACTTACCTACAAGATTTCTCCTCCAATCAAGATCAGCTTTATCAATAATAAAACCTGTGATACTGAGATTATCTGCATGGACATCAACCGCATCAACAACAGCTGTAGGAAGAATAGATATAGGACCTATAATATTCTCCCCTTCTGCAACCATAAACTCTTCTTCCTGTATATAAGTAGAGTATTTACCTTCAGTAAGTATCAGACCATCTCCGTAAGAAAAAGAAA
This genomic stretch from Persephonella hydrogeniphila harbors:
- a CDS encoding Crp/Fnr family transcriptional regulator, translated to MEKENFLKEIPLLEGIPEEELKKISKYFHLKEYKKNEYIFFEGDEEPGIYIVIDGIVKLIKETTDGKTVILRLVTPKEVFGWLVMGDSKPSSTYTAQALVDTKVLYISNQDFLKLLNLYPALAVKITCDASKMLLEAYDRLKSLAAEKVEGRIANLLLELSRKIGREEDDKIVIKAPITRQDLAEMTGTTVETAIRIMSKWKKEGIVNTERGKIEILDPDYLEDLIA
- a CDS encoding efflux RND transporter permease subunit yields the protein MAKIKKEYGMAGKIAKAFVNSPLTPLLVLASLLMGLFAVLTTPRDEEPQIVVPMIDIMVPVPGAQAEDIDKMITKPLEKIMWEIPGVEYVYSYAGDGFGITTVRFYVGSNPEDALVRLYSKLNSNMYRMPPGTMQPIVKPKSIDDVPILSLTFYSNKYSSYEIRRFVEQVEDELKQLTNVSETTIIGSKPKTIYVYFDPVKLNAYNLMLPQVVQALQQANFTLPSGEFDENNYRVKVRTGEFLKSVEDVKNVVVTVYNGKPIFIKDVADIFEGEGEVTNYVQFGYGVHGEGSRNEIFNAVTLAIAKKTGSNAVVVADTILKKLEDMKGKVIPDDLYVKVTRNYGETATEKANELIEHLLIATFSIVLLIAVTLGWRESLIVAVTIPVTLAIALFLSELYGYSLNRVTLFALIFSIGILVDNSIVVLENIHRWFEMRKLPPDEAAVVATDEVGNPTILATFAVIVALLPMAFVTGMMGPYMRPIPINSSVAMFFSMLVAFILTPYLAIRWLKHEAKELTPEDLEKEEEQTAGFLAKLFEKIYMPLFKSRLKRWVFLFAMGMLLVVSVGLLVKRAVLVKMLPYDNKSELFIVLDMPEGTTVEKTYAVAKKLADYVKNVNEVENYVIYAGVPAPFDFNGLARHYYLREAPYYAMIKVNLIGKHERKAQSHEIAERIRDDIYKIAKENGAKYVAVVEPPPGPPVLSPIVAEVYGPDYKVQLEIAKKIKKIFEETPGIIDVGIYANLPQREYILKIDREKVKKYQLNEEVIVKTMRVALAGHAVGFIHSGKDLHPVNIVVRLNDESRDSLEKLLSMKIPTPKGGIPISTFVEVEKGSSHNDIYRKNLQKVVYVIANINDTIGSPVYPILDLWDKIKSIKTPDGKGITELLTHQPELEDKYYVKWDGEWQITYETFRDMGIAFAVAIVVLYMLLVGWFGSFRMPAVIMSPIPFTLVGIVPGHWLMGAFFTATSMIGFIALAGIILRNSILLVQFAEDKLKEGYSVEEALLEAGIVRTRPILLTAAAIIVGAFVIIFDPIFNGLAIALIFGTGASTLITLVVVPVLYYMIERKRALTLGMTPAVPIDEKPEK
- the rsmI gene encoding 16S rRNA (cytidine(1402)-2'-O)-methyltransferase, which translates into the protein MGSLYVVATPIGNLKDITFRALEVLKDVDIIACEDTRVTKKLLSHFGITGKKLVPYYEHIEKEAAEEILNILKGGKDVALVSDAGTPCISDPGYRVVKLAWESGIKVIPVPGAFAGAVALSASGLPSDRFLFCGFLPKKEKRKRELLEEYIKTGYTFILYESPKRIIPTLNLIKEITPESEVVVAKELTKIHERFFRGKAEDIIKKLEEEKSLQKGEFVIVVHPVLEEDDAMEDIQSEIIKLLKERKKSKEIVKELSDRFNISKNEIYRLMIEIKKNI
- a CDS encoding efflux RND transporter periplasmic adaptor subunit encodes the protein MKSIIRFVVFFVIPIAVFILWIGGYLSPRVEPGYAKEEVKQAVKLPTMVVEPVKVEKTYQIDGSVISNNNAKVATKLMAKILKINVKEGDYVKKGQLLAVLDDSEIKQNIKEAKAGLEELAKAREEALSGLKAAEAGYAFAKRTYERFKNLYKENAVSKQQLEEIETKMIGAKAQVDAIKAKLKQLDAKEKQVKAKLKYAKIMQSYAYVKAPFDGVIIKKMNDIGDMAAPGMPIFIIGDKNLKFMSMVDESLINTVNVGDTVKVNIKTINKEYLAKIVEKSNSIDPMNRTFTVKAKLPQDKALKPGMYGKLIIKTGEEEKILIPKSAIIKWGQLDAVFVVDKEGVAHLNFIKVGEELDGKVEVISGLKPGTEIVSSGVEKACEGCKVR
- a CDS encoding TolC family protein, whose amino-acid sequence is MKKISIVLLVIAVTLSGYSKELSLDEAINIALKNSYQLKAAKKKLKSKELEYKATKGIRWPTITFSEMFMRTNIPGWAMMNELNQHRLTMNSSSKYVDMTSFNILYPGMFQPPHYPEWNNWQTKIQFQVPIWAGGKIGTGIEMRKKEFEATKFDLQRTKQKVIYDVTKAYLGAVLAKEGIKLAKQAYKSVKKHYETAKVMYDNGLAIYADVLRAKVYLTKVKAKIAEAENQYLIAKRGLLLAMGVDNLDPAQIDVTGQLTFKMPEKDIKYWQEVAVSERPDLIALRTRVETARKYIDFQKADMLPTIGAFGYYQMDDRYNPFGTDGTGFTLGVALNWKIFDGFQAYNKYKAAKETYKQYSNLKKGFEEYIKFSVFKAYKELNTARNKLKAAEENLKYAEEVLKITEKRYKNQMASMIDLLDTQTMYDQIKFEKAKATYDANISLLELKYQSGKLKENNGGDK
- a CDS encoding MlaD family protein; this encodes MNTAFKVGLFVIFISALAGYLIITFSGKELGVKTNEYILYFNAVEGLSPGADVQVKGVKAGRVEKIDFEDNKVKVTIAVKSNIPVYKDARAYVRTLGLMGDKYIYIDPGHPSAGKLSDKGVIRHTKVYATTEEVFSSAEDVARKIGKLVDSLNEALGEGNLKEMIHNIKLLAKHADQLVMENRENIKKSIDNITQITESLKKELPSLINKIDKVAENLEAITGENREDIRELIKNLKETSIALREKTPKVLDEIGEAAKLIKGTVGENREDVKIAIKKIKDASEKLDRILSKIDEGRGTLGKLVNDDSLYDNANSGIKEFAKPFSVINRTKLDILLYGEKHTGNEDEKAGIAGMLSPGKNSYIYVGLLTNSNGTVSRQEDITSGSSTTRIVKRDYGILFDVQYAHRILKIWEKSLWIRGGLKDSSGDIGLDLYMTDNLVIKADLYNFDRKYGYNEPDNPQLDVGLTYKLNNNPFFVKFGGSDLLNSDVIGFYVGAGFMFRDDDIKYLLGSAPKP